A portion of the Panicum hallii strain FIL2 unplaced genomic scaffold, PHallii_v3.1 scaffold_30, whole genome shotgun sequence genome contains these proteins:
- the LOC112878586 gene encoding atherin-like, with protein MSHRARSHGQCPPAPCTRAAPLRQPQPAPAAAPACWPAASAPACLRPPSPASGPSSALRAPLLRLPLALALLRIACRRSPPQPATPAHLAAAVAHHRAEPAAPAAPARPARRPPPARAGPEPCLQLARTRSRTARPALCLQPAHACLLGPGR; from the coding sequence ATGTCGCACCGCGCGCGCTCTCACGGCCAGTGCCCGCCAGCGCCCTGCACCCGAGCCGCTCCACTGCGTCAGCCACAGCCCGCACCAGCCGCTGCCCCAGCCTGCTGGCCCGCTGCCTCAGCGCCGgcctgcctccgcccgccgtcGCCTGCGTCTGGGCCCAGCTCTGCGCTCCGCGCGCCGCTGCTCCGGCTCCCGCTCGCGCTGGCGCTGCTCCGCATCGCCTGCAGACGCTCGCCGCCACAGCCCGCGACGCCCGCACACCTGGCCGCTGCCGTGGCCCACCACCGCGCCGAGCCGGCCGCCCCAGCCGCGcctgctcgcccagcgcgccgcccgccgccagcccgcgccggcCCCGAGCCGTGCCTCCAGCTTGCCCGCACCAGGAGCCGCACCGCGCGCCCCGCGCTGTGCCTCCAGCCTGCGCACGCCTGCTTGCTCGGGCCAGGCAGag